The genomic window GTGGGGAGCGCTTGGAGTGGGTGTTGTTCTCGTGATTATAGGCATTGCCCTCCTGTGACGAAGGTTTGCAAGAAGGGTGGTGCAGAGAACAGAGATCTTCAAGAATGCGAAGATGCTACCATGAATGGGTGACATAAAATATTTATAGTATTCGTTCGCTCTCTCTTCTTGTTGCACGGTTGCGTTTACGGCCGTGATTCAGGGGGAGAAGGAGGTGAGTTGCAATCGGCCAATTTGAAGTGTTTAGCTTCTTGCACAAGGCTGACGGGTGGTTCACGTCAAGAGAGATTGCCGAGCAGCTGGGCGCGAGTTTGGGTTCTGTTACCATGTCGCTCAAAAAGCTTCGTGAGAGCAACCTTATTGACTGTAGGAGCGGCCCAAAGCAGAACAGTTATGTTTATCGAGGGCTTTGCGGCTCAGCGGCGAAAAAAAAGCCATGATCGCTTTTTCTTGGATGTTTTCGTAGATGACTTCTTCGTTGAAGACTGTTTTGCAGTCTTTCCAGTCTTCTTTTTACTTTGCGTTTTCTTGCTTGAAGCCTTCTTTGTTTTTTTCGTGACGTTGTGACGAGCCGAAGTCCGAGAAGCCGGCTTCTTAGAGCTGGCTACGCTGCTGGATCACTTCGATTCCCTTGGGGTGAACGCTATCGAAC from Candidatus Woesearchaeota archaeon includes these protein-coding regions:
- a CDS encoding ArsR family transcriptional regulator, which gives rise to MGQFEVFSFLHKADGWFTSREIAEQLGASLGSVTMSLKKLRESNLIDCRSGPKQNSYVYRGLCGSAAKKKP